From the genome of Globicephala melas chromosome 11, mGloMel1.2, whole genome shotgun sequence, one region includes:
- the LOC115850881 gene encoding cathelicidin-6-like, whose amino-acid sequence MLLSNPAYDTPHGPQERPRRCQGDGETISSPSTGGLPLPLPSNPVRQQQGLRQVQLTAGEEIRDGAGQEDAWLGHCIRPRRGIKEGPACWEEADLGTMETQRASLALGRWSLWLLLLGLVVPWASAQTLSYREAVLHAVDRLNERSSEANLYRLLELDPPPKADGDPDTPKPVSFTVKETVCPRTSQQPQENCDFKENGLVKQCVGTVTLDQVKGQMNITCEELQSVGIFRRLRRRIGRVLPKIGRIVGPLIGIWG is encoded by the exons ATGCTCTTGAGCAACCCTGCCTATGACACTCCCCATGGGCCCCAGGAGAGGCCAAGACGTTGTCAGGGAGATGGAGAAACCATTTCTTCACCTTCCACAGGAGGCCTCCCGCTCCCACTGCCCAGCAATCCCGTGAGGCAACAGCAGGGGCTGAGGCAAGTCCAGCTCACAGCCGGGGAGGAGATCAGGGATGGGGCAGGTCAGGAAGACGCGTGGTTGGGCCATTGCATCAGGCCCAGGAGGGGCATAAAGGAGGGTCCTGCATGCTGGGAGGAGGCCGACTTGGGGACCATGGAGACTCAGAGGGCCAGCCTCGCCCTGGGGCGGTGGTCACTGTGGCTACTGCTGCTGGGACTAGTGGTGCCCTGGGCCAGCGCCCAGACCCTCAGCTACAGGGAAGCTGTGCTTCATGCTGTGGATCGTCTCAACGAGCGGTCCTCAGAAGCTAATCTCTACCGCCTCCTGGAGCTGGACCCACCTCCCAAGGCC GATGGTGACCCGGACACCCCAAAGCCTGTAAGCTTCACAGTGAAGGAGACCGTGTGCCCCAGGACATCGCAGCAGCCCCAGGAGAATTGTGACTTTAAGGAGAatggg CTGGTGAAACAGTGTGTGGGGACAGTCACTCTGGACCAGGTCAAGGGCCAAATGAACATCACCTGTGAAGAG ctGCAGAGTGTTGGGATATTTAGGCGGCTGCGTCGCAGGATCGGAAGAGTTTTGCCGAAAATTGGTCGGATAGTTGGCCCACTAATCGGGATTTGGGGGTAA